The Fibrobacter sp. UWB5 genome has a window encoding:
- a CDS encoding ABC transporter permease: MLISCGPEWDSQYLFPSPKAIVKALFDSREELLRSAGASLLKLVPAYLVASIVGISIGIVSGSIPWVSNMLKPISRFAAPIPPNVYIPYAIAILPTFYLSSTFIIFIAAFWPIYLNTAAGAAEIPEKYKRNAAIIGIGKFEYLWRIALVASLPSIFSGLSVGMGLSFIMLTVAELFGENTGLGHFVQFYADYSDYPNMVAGILWTGIVVLAIMELFELVKRKLLFWTKAN; the protein is encoded by the coding sequence GTGCTGATCAGCTGCGGCCCCGAATGGGACAGCCAATATTTGTTTCCGTCTCCCAAGGCGATAGTGAAAGCCCTCTTTGATTCACGTGAAGAACTTTTGCGCAGTGCGGGAGCCTCTCTTTTAAAACTTGTGCCCGCCTACTTGGTGGCCTCGATTGTCGGAATCTCTATCGGAATCGTTTCCGGTTCCATTCCGTGGGTCTCCAATATGCTAAAACCCATTTCCAGGTTTGCAGCCCCCATTCCGCCAAACGTTTACATTCCTTACGCTATCGCCATTTTACCGACGTTCTACCTGTCTTCGACATTCATCATTTTTATTGCCGCCTTTTGGCCCATCTACTTGAATACGGCTGCCGGCGCGGCTGAAATTCCCGAAAAATACAAGCGTAACGCCGCCATTATCGGAATCGGAAAGTTTGAATACTTGTGGAGAATCGCCCTTGTGGCAAGCCTTCCCTCAATATTCTCGGGACTGTCCGTAGGCATGGGGCTTTCGTTCATCATGCTCACCGTGGCTGAACTTTTCGGCGAAAATACGGGGCTTGGTCACTTCGTGCAATTTTACGCGGACTATTCCGATTACCCCAACATGGTTGCCGGAATCCTTTGGACAGGCATTGTGGTGCTTGCGATTATGGAACTGTTTGAACTTGTTAAACGCAAGCTCCTGTTCTGGACAAAAGCGAATTAG
- a CDS encoding ABC transporter ATP-binding protein: MTIKQNGFEATNLGFSYDGRAILKDINLKINQGEFVCLLGESGSGKTTLLNLLAGLTKPSEGHVYWKGKEIEKPSAERSVVFQDYTLFPWLTLLQNVTLAIKKTKKLKTSYAKNLAEEYLNLVGLSGSLHKYPFELSGGMRQRGAIARALSVSADALLLDEPFGALDPVNRASLQDLVLELCRGVKDRPITTLFVTHDIREAVYLGSRIIVLGSTPGRIIADIPLDFPVKKNRGEWFRNEKVQQTIATIEDAYHKDILEKLGHIVQGGASI; encoded by the coding sequence ATGACAATAAAGCAAAATGGTTTTGAAGCAACGAATCTCGGTTTTTCGTACGATGGCAGAGCCATCCTGAAAGACATCAACTTGAAAATCAATCAAGGTGAATTCGTATGCCTGCTAGGCGAAAGCGGTAGTGGCAAGACCACTTTGCTTAACCTTCTCGCCGGGCTGACCAAGCCGAGCGAGGGGCATGTCTACTGGAAAGGAAAAGAAATCGAAAAGCCTTCTGCAGAAAGGAGTGTAGTCTTTCAGGACTACACCCTTTTCCCTTGGCTTACCCTTCTCCAAAATGTAACGCTCGCTATTAAAAAGACAAAAAAACTGAAGACGAGCTACGCCAAAAATTTAGCCGAAGAATACTTGAATTTGGTGGGGCTTTCTGGAAGTCTTCATAAATATCCCTTTGAACTTTCGGGCGGAATGCGCCAGCGCGGAGCCATAGCGCGTGCCTTAAGTGTCAGCGCTGACGCCCTTCTTTTAGACGAACCCTTTGGCGCTCTCGATCCCGTAAACCGTGCAAGCCTCCAGGATTTGGTGCTGGAACTTTGCCGCGGCGTCAAAGACCGCCCGATTACAACTTTATTTGTAACGCACGACATTCGCGAAGCCGTTTATCTCGGGAGCCGCATTATCGTTTTGGGTTCGACACCAGGGCGCATCATTGCAGACATCCCGCTTGATTTTCCGGTAAAGAAGAATCGTGGTGAATGGTTCCGCAACGAAAAAGTCCAACAAACCATTGCAACCATTGAAGACGCCTACCACAAGGACATCCTTGAAAAACTAGGCCACATTGTACAAGGAGGTGCCAGCATATGA
- a CDS encoding ABC transporter substrate-binding protein, whose translation MNQKQIFNKIRNRIAFSILFSLACATSAIAADKISIGYLSSTGQGKFFIAKDAGIFEKNGLDVTLVEFSNSGDGIAAVRAGKLDAGAFGSLAPLIHISQGADIRVIGGIMGGDQAVITRKENAASVKKLSDLKGKKIATIRLGTADAIVRGGLKKEGVDWRKDVTIVELKNPPAVIEAVKNGSVFAGVTWGPHDLRAEEAGLSVVLRSKDINPGHICCRLIASLRKIEGRDDVYKRLVKSLIEAEELVQNDHKKSVEIIAKWIKLDTALVNKAFYSGHVTQDTDPNVKGVEFFWDFLKDAEFIKSDRKVSEYVRTDFYKAAIAELRKENPKSEFYAKAENIFKSRN comes from the coding sequence ATGAATCAGAAACAAATTTTCAATAAAATCCGCAATCGAATTGCTTTCTCAATCCTCTTTAGCCTCGCCTGCGCTACTTCTGCAATCGCCGCAGACAAGATTTCCATCGGTTACCTGTCTTCTACAGGTCAAGGAAAATTCTTCATCGCAAAAGATGCTGGTATTTTCGAGAAAAACGGTCTTGACGTAACGCTCGTAGAATTTTCGAATTCTGGCGACGGCATTGCCGCTGTCCGCGCAGGTAAACTCGATGCAGGTGCATTCGGTTCGCTCGCTCCACTTATTCACATTTCGCAGGGCGCCGACATCCGCGTGATTGGTGGCATCATGGGTGGTGACCAGGCCGTGATTACCCGCAAAGAAAACGCAGCCTCCGTCAAAAAGCTGAGTGACCTCAAGGGCAAGAAAATTGCCACCATCCGCTTGGGCACTGCTGACGCCATTGTCCGCGGAGGCCTCAAGAAAGAAGGCGTTGACTGGCGCAAGGACGTCACCATCGTGGAACTCAAGAACCCGCCTGCAGTGATCGAAGCCGTCAAGAACGGTAGCGTATTCGCCGGCGTCACTTGGGGCCCGCACGACCTCCGCGCCGAAGAAGCAGGCCTTTCTGTGGTGCTTCGCAGTAAGGACATCAATCCCGGCCATATTTGCTGCCGCCTGATCGCTTCGCTCCGCAAAATCGAAGGCCGCGACGATGTTTACAAGCGTCTGGTCAAATCGCTGATCGAAGCTGAAGAACTGGTGCAAAATGACCACAAGAAGAGTGTGGAAATTATTGCCAAGTGGATCAAGCTCGATACAGCTCTTGTCAACAAGGCGTTCTACAGCGGACACGTCACGCAGGATACGGACCCGAACGTGAAGGGTGTCGAATTCTTCTGGGATTTCTTGAAAGACGCAGAATTCATCAAATCTGACAGGAAAGTCTCCGAATACGTTCGCACCGATTTCTACAAGGCCGCCATCGCAGAACTTCGCAAGGAAAATCCCAAGTCCGAATTCTACGCCAAGGCAGAAAATATTTTCAAGTCCAGGAACTAA
- a CDS encoding nitrogenase component 1 — protein MATIKRKKSNSISDPRYACAVGASHTVVAIKGAVPIANCSPGCQLKQTAFLTFENGFQGSIYAGAGNMPSANSTENDIVFGGIKTLDQLIKSTLKVFNGDLYVVLTGCVGGLIGDDVSTLVRNYRDLGYPIVSVDTAGFKGNNLFGHEEVVNAIIDQFVGDYKGKRKKGLVNLWFETPYYNQNWRGDYQEIARILRGAGFEVNVPFGPENEGVKDWLRIPKAQFNLVISPWVGVRNAEHLQEKYGQPFLHIPEIPLGAEATSEFIRKVVEFAGIDKKQSEKFIKEENRIYYYYLEHFSEFFAEYWFGMPSEFAITADSAYTLAYTKFLVDQIGLIPRKAIISDDPPEKFRKGIENAFHNISEGVDVDVEFEEDGYLIEKSIKEVNFSSGKPLILASSWEINIANEKNALLFEITPPSSETLIINRSFVGYKGALNLLEKIYSTSVGGK, from the coding sequence ATGGCTACAATTAAAAGAAAAAAGAGTAATTCCATTTCGGACCCCCGATACGCTTGCGCAGTTGGTGCATCTCACACTGTTGTCGCTATTAAGGGCGCTGTTCCTATTGCCAACTGCTCTCCGGGTTGCCAGCTTAAGCAAACCGCATTCCTCACGTTTGAAAACGGTTTCCAGGGTAGCATTTACGCCGGTGCCGGTAACATGCCGAGTGCAAACTCTACCGAAAACGACATCGTTTTTGGCGGCATCAAGACTTTGGATCAGTTGATTAAATCGACGCTCAAGGTGTTCAATGGCGACCTCTACGTTGTACTTACCGGTTGCGTGGGCGGTCTTATCGGTGATGACGTTTCCACGTTGGTGCGCAATTACCGCGATTTGGGCTACCCGATTGTGTCTGTCGATACCGCCGGTTTCAAGGGCAACAACCTTTTCGGTCACGAAGAAGTCGTGAATGCCATTATCGACCAGTTCGTGGGTGATTACAAGGGTAAACGCAAAAAAGGTCTTGTCAATCTTTGGTTTGAAACTCCTTACTACAACCAGAACTGGCGTGGAGACTATCAGGAAATTGCCCGTATTCTCCGTGGTGCCGGTTTTGAAGTCAATGTTCCCTTCGGACCCGAAAACGAAGGTGTTAAGGATTGGTTGCGCATTCCGAAGGCTCAGTTCAACTTGGTTATTTCTCCGTGGGTGGGCGTTCGAAACGCAGAACACCTCCAGGAAAAATACGGTCAGCCGTTCCTGCACATTCCTGAAATTCCGCTCGGCGCCGAAGCGACAAGCGAATTTATCCGTAAAGTTGTCGAATTTGCCGGAATTGACAAGAAACAGAGCGAAAAGTTCATCAAGGAAGAAAACAGAATCTATTACTACTATCTGGAACACTTCTCTGAATTCTTCGCCGAATACTGGTTCGGTATGCCCAGCGAATTTGCCATTACCGCAGATTCCGCCTACACGCTTGCCTACACCAAGTTCCTCGTGGACCAAATCGGCCTTATTCCGCGGAAGGCAATTATCAGTGACGATCCGCCAGAAAAATTCCGCAAAGGTATCGAAAATGCCTTCCACAACATTAGCGAAGGTGTCGATGTCGACGTGGAATTTGAAGAAGATGGCTACCTGATTGAAAAGTCCATTAAGGAAGTGAATTTCTCTTCTGGAAAGCCTTTGATTCTTGCCTCTTCGTGGGAAATCAATATTGCCAACGAAAAGAATGCACTGCTTTTTGAAATTACTCCGCCGTCCAGCGAAACGTTGATTATTAATCGCAGCTTCGTTGGTTACAAGGGTGCGCTTAATTTGCTCGAAAAGATTTATAGCACTTCTGTCGGTGGCAAATAA
- a CDS encoding nitrogenase component 1 gives MAKTNINLNMTSVENREYRLGTIIGWDGKASDLIKESAYDERSAKKHGGCAGKGSGCKLCELNSPLNQETMCSNAIVQCQVGNLTDCALIDHSPIGCSGENSKFNLSMHNGLRRRGKPLQNTLNISTNLKEKDMVFGASEKLRQTILDAKERFNPKAIFIGMACATAIIGEDIDSIAEEMEPEVGVPIIPLHCEGFRSKHWSTGFDVAFHGVLRQIVERHPTKKQNDLINIVALWGSDYFSEMLAPLGLRVNYLLDTASFEEIRQASEAVATATFCDTLGGYMATALEESFGVPQIDAPQPYGIKGTDAWLRAIAKVVGKEKEAEEYIESEHKRIAPKLAELREFFKGKNGIVMTGSAYAHGLISVLSELGIGHDAALVFHHDPVYDGGGEHQDTLKELVETYGDIPHYTVSKTRAFQLPQLLKRAKTDFLLIRHPGLASVAGHLGFPTLTMGDEHIPVGYQGILRIGEMLKGVIARTKFNQVLKRNVKLPYSDWWLAQDDPFYLTHHPEALEDLPEPRNLKLKIGTESNSTSA, from the coding sequence ATGGCCAAGACTAATATTAATTTGAACATGACCTCAGTCGAAAACCGCGAATATCGACTGGGTACAATTATCGGCTGGGACGGCAAGGCAAGCGACCTGATCAAGGAATCGGCCTATGACGAACGCAGCGCGAAAAAGCATGGCGGCTGCGCGGGCAAGGGCTCGGGCTGCAAACTTTGCGAATTGAATTCCCCGCTGAACCAAGAGACCATGTGCTCTAATGCAATTGTGCAGTGCCAGGTGGGAAACCTTACGGACTGCGCCCTGATTGACCATTCTCCTATTGGTTGCAGCGGCGAAAACTCCAAGTTTAACCTCTCGATGCATAACGGACTTCGCCGTCGTGGAAAGCCCCTGCAGAACACGCTGAACATCAGCACGAACCTGAAAGAAAAGGACATGGTTTTCGGCGCTTCTGAAAAGCTCCGCCAGACTATCCTTGACGCAAAGGAACGCTTTAACCCCAAGGCGATTTTCATCGGTATGGCTTGCGCTACCGCTATTATTGGCGAAGACATCGATTCTATTGCCGAAGAAATGGAACCGGAAGTTGGCGTGCCTATTATTCCGCTGCATTGCGAAGGTTTCCGTTCCAAGCACTGGTCTACGGGTTTTGACGTCGCATTCCATGGTGTGCTTCGCCAGATTGTGGAACGCCACCCGACCAAGAAACAGAATGACTTGATCAACATTGTTGCCCTTTGGGGTTCGGACTATTTCTCCGAAATGCTTGCTCCGCTTGGACTGCGCGTAAACTACCTTTTGGATACCGCCTCTTTCGAAGAAATTCGCCAGGCCTCCGAAGCAGTCGCTACCGCAACCTTCTGCGATACGTTGGGCGGCTACATGGCAACAGCACTTGAAGAATCTTTCGGCGTTCCGCAGATTGACGCTCCGCAGCCTTACGGCATCAAGGGTACCGATGCATGGCTCCGCGCTATCGCAAAGGTTGTCGGCAAAGAAAAAGAAGCCGAAGAATACATTGAAAGCGAACACAAGCGCATTGCCCCGAAGCTTGCCGAACTCCGCGAATTTTTCAAGGGCAAGAACGGCATCGTGATGACGGGTTCTGCATACGCACACGGCCTTATCAGCGTGCTTTCGGAACTGGGAATCGGCCACGACGCTGCACTCGTGTTCCACCACGACCCCGTTTACGACGGCGGTGGCGAACATCAGGATACCTTGAAGGAACTGGTCGAAACCTACGGCGACATTCCGCACTATACCGTCAGTAAGACTCGCGCCTTCCAGCTTCCGCAGCTTCTGAAGCGCGCCAAGACAGACTTCTTGCTCATTCGCCATCCGGGTCTCGCCTCTGTCGCGGGCCACCTCGGATTCCCGACCCTCACCATGGGCGACGAACATATTCCGGTGGGCTATCAGGGCATTCTCCGTATCGGCGAAATGCTCAAGGGCGTGATTGCACGTACCAAGTTTAACCAAGTGCTTAAACGCAACGTAAAACTTCCGTATTCTGACTGGTGGCTTGCTCAGGACGATCCGTTCTACCTGACACACCATCCGGAAGCACTTGAAGATTTGCCGGAACCGAGAAATCTCAAACTGAAAATTGGTACAGAATCCAATTCGACCAGCGCATAA
- the nifH gene encoding nitrogenase iron protein encodes MSKKLRQIAIYGKGGIGKSTTTQNLTAGLVEQGKHVLVVGCDPKADSTRLLLGGLHQKTVLDTIRDNKTEIQLSDLEKVGFKGVRCVESGGPEPGVGCAGRGIITSISMLEQLGAYTEDLDYVFYDVLGDVVCGGFAMPIREGKAKEIYIVASGEMMALYAANNICKGIAKYAQHGEVRLGGIICNSRNVDNELDLLRAFTKELNTQLIQFVPRNNIVQQAEIRKKTVIEFEPKSSQANVYRELAKNIDENELFTIPTPMTQDRLEQILIDYGMMEKDYQI; translated from the coding sequence ATGTCTAAGAAATTACGTCAAATCGCTATTTACGGAAAAGGTGGCATCGGTAAGTCCACCACGACTCAAAACTTGACCGCAGGCCTTGTAGAACAGGGGAAACACGTTCTTGTGGTCGGTTGCGACCCCAAAGCAGACTCCACCCGCCTTTTGCTCGGCGGCCTTCACCAGAAAACAGTGCTCGATACCATTCGTGACAACAAAACTGAAATTCAGCTTTCTGACCTTGAAAAGGTCGGCTTCAAGGGTGTGCGTTGCGTAGAATCCGGTGGCCCGGAACCGGGCGTGGGTTGCGCAGGCCGTGGCATTATTACCTCGATTAGCATGCTCGAACAGCTCGGTGCCTACACCGAAGACCTTGATTACGTTTTCTACGATGTGTTGGGCGACGTGGTGTGCGGCGGTTTCGCCATGCCGATTCGTGAAGGTAAGGCCAAGGAAATTTACATCGTGGCTTCCGGCGAAATGATGGCCCTTTATGCGGCAAACAATATTTGTAAGGGTATCGCCAAGTATGCCCAGCACGGCGAAGTGCGCTTGGGCGGTATCATCTGTAATAGCCGTAATGTGGATAACGAACTTGACCTGCTCCGTGCATTCACCAAGGAACTCAACACGCAGCTCATTCAGTTCGTGCCGCGCAACAACATTGTGCAGCAGGCCGAAATCCGCAAGAAGACCGTGATTGAATTCGAACCTAAGTCCAGCCAGGCAAACGTCTATCGTGAACTCGCCAAGAATATCGACGAAAACGAACTCTTTACCATTCCGACCCCGATGACGCAGGACCGTTTGGAACAGATTCTCATCGATTACGGCATGATGGAAAAAGACTACCAGATTTAA
- a CDS encoding radical SAM protein, protein MATSQETVFREHPCFGACKNRKGRIHLPVAPGCNIECRFCDRRINEDAQVPGNTSKVIKPEEACGYIRKALEFVPELTTVGIAGPGDTLATPFALDTFRLVKKEFPQLIRCMSTNGLLLNDKADEVIDVGIDSLTVTVNAVDPEIEAMINARIFYHGKTYTGVEAAEILIHNQLEGIRKVAKSGTLIKVNTVLCPGINDKHIEDVAATVREAGAIMYNIIPLIPQNGFKDIPAPTPKTLAIAQEQAGVFINVFKHCAHCRADAVGVPGVYDVGAQIYMDRIRVKETFSHG, encoded by the coding sequence ATGGCAACCAGTCAAGAAACAGTTTTTAGAGAACACCCGTGTTTTGGTGCTTGCAAAAACCGAAAGGGGCGCATTCATTTGCCAGTCGCCCCAGGTTGCAACATCGAGTGCCGTTTTTGTGATAGGCGCATTAACGAAGATGCTCAAGTACCGGGTAACACGAGTAAGGTGATTAAACCCGAAGAGGCATGCGGGTACATTCGCAAGGCGTTGGAATTCGTACCGGAACTCACGACGGTAGGAATTGCAGGTCCTGGCGATACTCTTGCGACGCCTTTTGCGCTAGATACATTCCGCTTGGTGAAAAAGGAATTTCCGCAGCTGATTCGCTGCATGAGCACCAATGGACTTTTGCTGAATGACAAGGCAGACGAAGTCATCGATGTGGGCATCGATTCGCTCACGGTTACGGTGAATGCCGTGGACCCTGAAATTGAGGCGATGATCAATGCAAGAATTTTCTACCACGGTAAAACCTATACGGGTGTAGAAGCCGCAGAAATTCTGATTCACAACCAGCTCGAAGGCATTCGCAAGGTGGCGAAAAGCGGAACGCTTATCAAAGTGAATACGGTTCTTTGCCCGGGCATTAACGACAAGCATATCGAAGACGTGGCCGCCACCGTGCGCGAAGCGGGGGCCATCATGTACAATATCATTCCGTTGATTCCGCAAAACGGCTTTAAGGATATTCCTGCTCCGACTCCAAAGACCCTTGCGATTGCGCAGGAGCAGGCGGGAGTGTTCATCAACGTCTTCAAACATTGTGCGCATTGCCGTGCCGATGCCGTTGGCGTCCCGGGCGTTTACGATGTCGGTGCGCAAATCTACATGGACCGTATCCGTGTAAAGGAGACTTTCTCTCATGGCTAA
- a CDS encoding NifB/NifX family molybdenum-iron cluster-binding protein, with translation MAKYRVAVATNDGENVNVHFGHAAAFDVYEVDEESGKFEKVEVRVKPEHCDGTCGDGACGQRDVERSSMFSAAKNLADLDYVLCSQLGPQAVQALTRFNVRAFDIALPIAEAIAKINVYRKKIAERTQRLKGLQDK, from the coding sequence ATGGCTAAATATAGAGTTGCAGTCGCCACAAACGATGGCGAAAATGTCAATGTTCACTTTGGGCATGCCGCGGCGTTCGACGTCTACGAAGTCGATGAAGAAAGCGGAAAATTTGAAAAAGTCGAAGTCCGCGTTAAGCCGGAGCATTGCGACGGCACATGCGGCGATGGTGCTTGCGGTCAGCGAGATGTAGAACGTTCATCTATGTTCTCGGCCGCGAAAAATCTAGCCGACTTGGATTATGTTCTCTGCTCGCAGCTTGGCCCGCAGGCGGTGCAGGCTTTAACGCGCTTTAACGTGCGCGCTTTCGACATTGCGCTCCCCATCGCCGAAGCGATTGCCAAAATCAACGTATACCGCAAAAAGATTGCGGAACGTACCCAGAGACTCAAGGGATTACAGGATAAATAA
- a CDS encoding class I SAM-dependent methyltransferase has product MESLTAKLCAFARAWHSLQSDHTVFNDFLAFDLMGREEYENVSRLILKRFPQESENSVEYFNRKYFLPIVLSRSRFAEDRVKLLARSGKIQYVICGAGVDTFSFRNKDPNVEVFELDLLPTQSYKKNRIRELKWSVSENVHFVAIDFSKDSIVERLVANGFDCKKPTVISILGVSYYLPLPVFAETVRQFSEIASTGISIVFDYLQKDAYSNSVQELRKIVADCGETMAEGYLDREVFEVLERYGFKVDEFLGENALQQRYFLMGNLKALDSVRLIAAVK; this is encoded by the coding sequence ATGGAAAGTTTAACAGCAAAATTATGCGCATTTGCACGAGCCTGGCATTCTCTACAATCGGACCATACCGTTTTCAATGACTTTCTGGCGTTCGACCTGATGGGCCGCGAGGAGTACGAAAATGTTTCGCGCTTGATTCTAAAGCGGTTTCCGCAGGAATCAGAAAATTCGGTCGAATATTTCAACCGGAAATACTTCCTCCCGATTGTACTTTCGAGGAGCCGCTTCGCCGAAGACCGCGTTAAGCTCCTTGCCCGTTCGGGAAAGATTCAATATGTAATTTGCGGTGCGGGCGTAGACACGTTCTCGTTCCGCAACAAAGACCCGAATGTCGAAGTTTTTGAATTGGATTTGCTTCCGACGCAAAGCTACAAGAAAAATCGCATTCGCGAACTCAAGTGGAGCGTTTCGGAGAATGTCCATTTTGTGGCGATTGACTTCAGCAAGGACAGCATTGTCGAAAGACTTGTCGCAAATGGCTTTGACTGCAAAAAGCCGACCGTTATTAGCATTCTGGGTGTCTCATATTACCTTCCGCTTCCTGTTTTTGCAGAAACCGTGCGGCAGTTTTCAGAGATTGCATCAACCGGCATTTCGATTGTATTTGATTACCTGCAAAAAGATGCCTATTCGAATTCGGTTCAGGAATTGCGAAAAATCGTTGCCGATTGCGGCGAAACCATGGCCGAAGGCTACTTGGACCGCGAAGTTTTCGAGGTGCTTGAGCGTTACGGATTCAAGGTCGACGAATTTCTCGGTGAAAATGCGCTACAGCAGCGGTATTTTCTGATGGGAAATCTGAAGGCGCTCGATTCCGTGCGTCTGATAGCGGCAGTAAAGTAG
- a CDS encoding alpha/beta hydrolase, translating into MHYLIVPGLNNSGPNHWQTFWTKSLPSASRVYQHCWDKPQKEDWIATLDEAVRQLKDDTILVSHSLGVVTTALWLLRAKQQGNLPANIKGAFLVAPADADTVDVIKNFAPMPTEKLPVPVCIVGSENDPYMTPERTKFFAEAWGAKLFNAGALGHINSDSNLGEWEQGRAFLAEFEKGLSL; encoded by the coding sequence ATGCACTACTTGATTGTTCCCGGTTTAAATAATTCTGGCCCGAACCATTGGCAAACTTTTTGGACCAAAAGCCTGCCTAGCGCAAGCCGAGTCTATCAGCATTGCTGGGATAAGCCCCAAAAAGAGGATTGGATTGCGACACTCGATGAAGCTGTCCGCCAGCTGAAGGACGACACGATTCTGGTTTCACATAGTCTGGGCGTCGTAACGACGGCTCTCTGGCTTTTGCGTGCGAAGCAGCAAGGGAATCTTCCGGCGAATATCAAGGGGGCCTTCCTTGTGGCTCCTGCCGATGCCGACACGGTCGATGTCATCAAGAACTTTGCTCCGATGCCTACCGAAAAATTGCCGGTGCCCGTTTGCATTGTGGGGAGCGAAAACGACCCGTACATGACTCCCGAGCGTACGAAATTCTTTGCCGAGGCGTGGGGCGCGAAGTTGTTTAATGCAGGCGCGCTAGGGCACATCAATTCCGATTCAAATTTGGGCGAATGGGAACAGGGACGTGCATTTTTAGCCGAATTCGAAAAGGGCTTGTCGCTATAG
- a CDS encoding MBL fold metallo-hydrolase: MVTAIFFTVFFLICNAGALFLGQPSFGKIPHGARLERIKQSPHYDGKQFVNEEETLFMTGNKSTLAVWREFMFNTKQQTVPDTALPAIKTDLKKLPGDKDWVVWFGHSSYLLNLSGKKILVDPVFYKGSPVSFANKMFKGTDIYKPADMPDIDYLVITHDHWDHLDYETVVELEPRVKKVVTALGVGSHLEYWRYPVEKLLEFDWWESMDLGDGNRVTATPARHFSGRDLNKNKTFWASFIYESPKRTVWIGGDGGYGKHFKQIGEKFRNIDLGIMENGQYNPDWAQIHTMPEYLGKEMTELGAKRYLTVHHSKFCLSKHAYFEPLENAKRAAKESGKPVLMPEIGEVMYLDEPAGIIFNDI, translated from the coding sequence ATGGTTACGGCAATCTTTTTTACGGTATTCTTTCTTATTTGTAATGCGGGCGCATTGTTCCTTGGCCAGCCTAGTTTCGGGAAAATCCCGCATGGCGCGCGCCTCGAACGAATTAAGCAGTCCCCGCATTACGACGGCAAACAGTTCGTGAACGAAGAAGAAACGCTCTTTATGACCGGTAACAAGAGCACGCTTGCCGTATGGCGGGAGTTCATGTTCAACACTAAACAGCAAACGGTCCCGGACACCGCCCTACCTGCTATCAAGACTGACCTGAAAAAACTGCCCGGCGATAAGGATTGGGTCGTTTGGTTTGGCCATTCGTCTTATCTATTGAATCTTTCTGGCAAAAAAATCTTGGTAGATCCCGTATTTTATAAGGGGTCTCCAGTGAGTTTTGCGAACAAGATGTTCAAGGGTACAGATATCTATAAACCTGCCGATATGCCGGATATTGATTACTTGGTGATTACGCATGATCATTGGGATCATTTGGATTATGAAACCGTTGTGGAATTGGAACCGCGCGTCAAGAAGGTGGTTACGGCACTCGGTGTCGGTTCGCATCTGGAGTATTGGCGTTACCCTGTTGAAAAACTTCTAGAATTCGACTGGTGGGAATCTATGGACCTTGGCGACGGCAACCGCGTCACGGCAACTCCGGCAAGGCATTTTTCGGGTCGAGACCTGAACAAGAACAAGACCTTTTGGGCGTCGTTTATCTATGAATCGCCAAAGCGTACCGTCTGGATTGGTGGCGACGGCGGTTACGGCAAACATTTCAAGCAGATTGGCGAAAAGTTCCGGAATATCGATTTGGGCATTATGGAAAATGGCCAGTACAATCCAGATTGGGCGCAAATCCATACCATGCCGGAATATTTGGGCAAAGAAATGACGGAACTTGGCGCTAAGCGCTACCTCACCGTTCATCACTCAAAATTCTGCCTGAGCAAACACGCTTACTTTGAGCCGCTCGAAAATGCAAAGCGGGCCGCCAAGGAATCTGGCAAGCCCGTATTGATGCCGGAAATCGGCGAAGTCATGTATTTGGACGAACCCGCCGGTATAATTTTTAACGATATCTAG